In one Methylocaldum szegediense genomic region, the following are encoded:
- a CDS encoding ABC transporter permease, protein MGAAGLFVASASFLGILAGILVPNQLKATEILTVVATPCLVLSGHTRPLSQMPEAVPGQQTSFRRRIS, encoded by the coding sequence TTGGGGGCTGCAGGGCTGTTCGTGGCTTCGGCATCGTTCCTGGGCATACTCGCCGGCATTCTGGTGCCCAACCAGTTGAAGGCCACCGAAATCCTGACGGTCGTGGCGACGCCATGCTTGGTGCTGAGCGGCCATACCCGGCCGTTGAGCCAGATGCCCGAGGCCGTTCCCGGGCAGCAGACATCCTTCCGCCGGCGCATTTCCTGA